In the genome of Indioceanicola profundi, the window TGGCGCCGATGTACGCCGCATGCCGCTGGATAGCAGGCCTCTGAGGGATATTTTAGCCGAGGTTTAGTGGTTTACGCGGCATCATTTGTATTCCGGGCCACAGCTGCACCATGTCATTGGCAGCCATATCTGAAACGCATGATAAGAACTCACTCAGGTCGGGAAATGCTATTTTCGGCAAGCCAGTAAACCCGCGATTGAAGGGGGAGGGTACGATATCAGCCTCTTCATCCTGCATATGCATCTGGTTGACGCTCGGCGAGTGCCAGCGTTGCAAACTTGCTGAGTCCTACTCAGGGGAGGCGCTAAGCGGCAAATTCAAATTCCTGCGACAGCAAGAAAGCCCTCGTTATATGAGTGGCCTGGGTTGCAGCTGGTTTCAGTCTGCTCGGAAAACCGACGAATGGCCAGGAACCTTGCACTGATCAAAGAACCAAAGGCTCAGTGGCCTCCTGGAGGCGGTTAAGCTGTCAGGGTGCCTGGCCACTCACGGCGGGCGGATCAATGACTGTGTCCCAGACTGACTGGAGCCGAGAAAGTCTCATGCCTAAGCCGCAAAGCGCCAGATCTGCAGTACCAGCCTTCAGGCGAGTACCAGGAATTCCCCTCTTGACCTTCCAGTTACTGGTAGGACCACCTTCTCCTTCATGACCGGATGGCGGCGATCCTTGCCCCGGTGCCGATGACGAGGAGAGATTAAGATGAAGCTGAAAGTGTCCGGTATGACCTGCGGCGGTTGCGCGAAGTCCGTGACCCGCGCAGTCGAGGCACTGCCCTCTGTGGAACGTGCGCTCGTCGACCTCAAGGCCGGTGAGGTGACCGTTGAGGGTGCAGCCGATGAGCGTGCCGTCCGGCAGGCCATCGAGGATGCCGGATTCGAGGTCCGCGGCGCAGCGTAACCACATCGCAGCGGGTCCAAGGGGTGGAACGGCGTGGGCCGCTCCGCCCCTTCTTATTTGCGACAGCCGAGGCCGGTGATCCCTCTTGACCTTCCAATTGCTGGAAGGTCCATCTGTAGGGGCAGCTTGAGAGAACGGGAGGGCCACATGGCCTACATAGCTGCACAGGACCGGTCCACCTCGGCCGGGCAGGTTGCTGCCGAGATCGACATCGCCATTGCCGGGATGACATGCGCCTCCTGCGTGGGGCGGGTCGAAACGGCGATCCGCAAGGTGCCCGGGGTGACCGACGTCGCGGTGAACCTCGCAACCGAAAGGGCGCGGGTGGCATTCGACGCTGCCAACCCAAATACCCAGGACGTCATCGACGCCATCAGCAAGGCAGGGTACGAGCCGTCCACAGTTGAATTCGACCTTCGGGTCGAAGGGATGACTTGCGCCTCGTGCGTGGGGCGGGTGGAAAAATCATTGAGGAGGGTACCCGGCGTTACAGCGGCGACTGTCAACCTGGCGATCGAGCGCGCCCATGTCACGGGCCATGGAATCAGTGCCCAGGCTTTAGTCAACGCCATCGAGAAGGCAGGGTATCAGGCAAGTCCGGTGACCAAGGAGCAGACCGCCACGGCGGCGCCGGACGAGGCGAACGACCGCAGTCGCCGCGAGTTGCGGCACGTTCTTATCGGTGCGCTCCTGTCGACGCCGCTTGTGGTTGGCATGGTCGGCGACCTGCTCGGGTTCGACATGATGGTGCCGGGGTGGATCCAGTTCCTGCTGGCCACACCGGTGCAATTCTGGCTGGGTGCCCGCTTCTACAAGGCCGCTTACAAGGCAGTTCGTGCTGGCGCCGGAAACATGGACCTGCTGGTGGCCCTCGGCACCACGGCAGCCTGGGGTCTGAGCACCTGGACGCTCTCCACGACAGAGCACGCAGGGCATGTTCCGCTCTACTTCGAGGCATCGGCCGTGCTGATCACCTTCGTGCTGCTGGGCAAGTGGCTGGAGAGCCGGGCCAAGGGCCAGACAGCCGCCGCCATCCGCGCCTTGATGGGATTGCGGCCCGACAAGGCCCGTGTCCGCCGGAATGGCGCCGAGGTCGAGATACCTGTCGCAGAGGTTCGGGTCGGCGACCTCGTCGTCGTCCGCCCGGGAGAGCGGATGCCGGTGGACGGCCAAGTGGTCGAGGGCACAGGCAGCGTCGACGAGACCATGCTCACGGGCGAGCCGCTGCCGGTTGAGAAGGACCTCGACGCCAAGGTGACGGGCGGCTCAATCAATGTCGACGGCCTGCTGGTGGTGAGGACGACCGCGGTCGGCTCCGAGACCATGCTGTCGAAGATCGTGAGGCTGGTCGAAGGGGCGCAGGCATCCAAGGCACCGATTCAGCGCACTGTTGACCGTGTCAGCGCCGTCTTCGTGCCGGTGGTGCTGGCGATCGCTACGGTGACCTTTGCCGCTTGGTGGGGTCTGACCGGCAGCGTTGAAGCTGCGATCATCACGGCCGTCTCGGTCCTCGTCATTGCCTGCCCCTGTGCTCTTGGCTTGGCCACGCCGACCTCGATCATGGTGGGGACAGGAGCCGCGGCGCGGCACGGCATCCTGATCAAGGACGCCGAGGCTCTGGAGCGGGCGCATGCGGTCACGGCAGTCGCGTTCGACAAGACTGGGACCCTGACCGAGGGCAAGCCCCGCGTCACCGCGATCGTTCCTGCGTCCGGCTTGGATGAGGCAACGGTGCTCCGCACTGCTGTCACGCTCCAGCAGGGCAGCGAGCATCCGCTGGCGCACGCAGTGCGCGATCGGGCCGGTACAGCTGGTATCGCACCCATAACCTTGACGGACTTCAAGGCTCTGGCCGGGCGCGGCGTCTCGGGTCGGGTTGGCGAAACGGCCGTCGTGTTCGGGGCGAAGCGGCTGATGATGGAGAACGGATTGAGCGACGCCGTTCTGGAAGCCGAGGCTGCCGCCCTGGAGGCGTCCGGGCGTACGGTCTCCTGGATGGCGGAACTGGCTCCCGCAAGACGCGTGCTCGGCCTCATTGCTTTCGGCGACACGGTGAAGGCATCCGCGCGGGAGGCCATCCGCAGCTTGCACGATCAGGGCATTGAGGCGGTCATGGTTACCGGCGACAGCAGAGGCGCGGCAGAGGCTGTGGCGCGGGAACTCGGTATCGACCGGGTCTTCGCCGAAGTCCTGCCGGGCGACAAGGCCGACGTCATGGCGGCTCTGAAGCGCGAGGGCAAGGTCGTGGCGATGGTCGGCGACGGCATTAACGATGCACCGGCGCTGGCAGCCGCCGACGTTGGCATCGCCATGGCCACCGGCACCGATGTGGCCATGCACACGGCAGGCGTCACGCTGATGCGGGGCGATCCGATCTTGGTCGGCGGCGCCGTGGATGTGTCCCGGCGTACCTATGCCAAGATCAAGCAGGGGCTGTTTTGGGCCTTCATCTACAACGTGGTCGGCCTCCCGCTGGCAGCACTCGGATTTCTGAGCCCGGTACTGGCTGGGGCTGCGATGGCCCTGAGCTCTGTGAGCGTGGTTCTGAACGCGCTGACGCTCCGGGGATGGAAGCCCCGGGCCGCGGGTGGAGGTCGCACATGAACATCGGCCAGGCGGCCAAGGCGGCCGGTATTAACGCACGACTTGTTCGCTATTATGAGGGCATCGGCCTGATACCGGAGGCGGAGCGAACCGCCTCCGGGTACCGGGTCTATACGATCCAGGACGTGAACATCCTCCGTTTCATAAAGCGCGCCCGGAGCCTTGGTTTCAGCATCGAGCGTATCCAGCATCTTGTCGGCTTGTGGCAGGACAGGAGCCGGGCAAGCGCGGAGGTGAAGCGGATCGCGTTGGAACACGTGGCGGAGCTCGATGCCAAGATCGAGGAATTGCGATCAATGGCCCGGACGCTCCAGGAACTCGCAGATACCTGCAACGGCGACCATCGGCCGGACTGCCCCATTCTCCATGACCTTGCAGGCGGATTGCCCAGCCCGCCCGAGGCTGCGGCGGAGACAAACGGTGCAACTTCCCGGTAAGCCGCGCAGCCCATACGTTCCGACAGCAGTAGGCGCACTGACCCGCTGCAGGTAGATCAGACCGGTGCAGGATCCTGTGCCGGTCTGTTACTTGCTACCTTGCTGAGAAGTGCCTTTTTCATCCTTCATCTTTTCCAGCGCCGTGCCGAAGCCCCCCGGAGCATCCTTCAGCGCCTCGCTTCGGTCCTGGATGTCGGAGGCACGATGCCCTTCACTTCCGGCTGTAGGATGCCGTGGAGGCGTCTGCCCCTCAGCTTTGCTAGAAGCAGATCCACCGGTTTCGTGCCCGTCTTGTGATGTGTCTGCGACCATCGGCCTCTCCGTCGTTCCAGGGTCCGGCCAGGTCTTGCCGGTTCCGACCAGTCCAACCGTCCTCTTTTAGACGGAGTTCCGGGCTGCGGTTGTCTAGCTGTCTGTGGATTAGATACTAACGGCGGTTTCAGGCTCCCCTGATCGCGGTGCCGCGGACAAGCGGGCGGCA includes:
- the cueR gene encoding Cu(I)-responsive transcriptional regulator, whose amino-acid sequence is MNIGQAAKAAGINARLVRYYEGIGLIPEAERTASGYRVYTIQDVNILRFIKRARSLGFSIERIQHLVGLWQDRSRASAEVKRIALEHVAELDAKIEELRSMARTLQELADTCNGDHRPDCPILHDLAGGLPSPPEAAAETNGATSR
- a CDS encoding heavy metal translocating P-type ATPase codes for the protein MAYIAAQDRSTSAGQVAAEIDIAIAGMTCASCVGRVETAIRKVPGVTDVAVNLATERARVAFDAANPNTQDVIDAISKAGYEPSTVEFDLRVEGMTCASCVGRVEKSLRRVPGVTAATVNLAIERAHVTGHGISAQALVNAIEKAGYQASPVTKEQTATAAPDEANDRSRRELRHVLIGALLSTPLVVGMVGDLLGFDMMVPGWIQFLLATPVQFWLGARFYKAAYKAVRAGAGNMDLLVALGTTAAWGLSTWTLSTTEHAGHVPLYFEASAVLITFVLLGKWLESRAKGQTAAAIRALMGLRPDKARVRRNGAEVEIPVAEVRVGDLVVVRPGERMPVDGQVVEGTGSVDETMLTGEPLPVEKDLDAKVTGGSINVDGLLVVRTTAVGSETMLSKIVRLVEGAQASKAPIQRTVDRVSAVFVPVVLAIATVTFAAWWGLTGSVEAAIITAVSVLVIACPCALGLATPTSIMVGTGAAARHGILIKDAEALERAHAVTAVAFDKTGTLTEGKPRVTAIVPASGLDEATVLRTAVTLQQGSEHPLAHAVRDRAGTAGIAPITLTDFKALAGRGVSGRVGETAVVFGAKRLMMENGLSDAVLEAEAAALEASGRTVSWMAELAPARRVLGLIAFGDTVKASAREAIRSLHDQGIEAVMVTGDSRGAAEAVARELGIDRVFAEVLPGDKADVMAALKREGKVVAMVGDGINDAPALAAADVGIAMATGTDVAMHTAGVTLMRGDPILVGGAVDVSRRTYAKIKQGLFWAFIYNVVGLPLAALGFLSPVLAGAAMALSSVSVVLNALTLRGWKPRAAGGGRT
- a CDS encoding heavy-metal-associated domain-containing protein, giving the protein MKLKVSGMTCGGCAKSVTRAVEALPSVERALVDLKAGEVTVEGAADERAVRQAIEDAGFEVRGAA